A region from the Microcella frigidaquae genome encodes:
- a CDS encoding IS5 family transposase (programmed frameshift) produces MSRTRLLSDSSWSRLEPLMPTASAKGGRPFQDHRRVVEAIIWRFRTGSPWRDLPAEFGPWQTAWKRHRRYSGDGTWDKIHAELLSEADSVGKIDWSVSVDSTVNRAHQHSTNLTRDTGGPSNYRNLRREPADHGIGRSRGGLSSKLHQLVDGHGLPLVVLVGPGQAGDAPMFPVLMAHLHVARRGPGRPRSRPDRVRADKAYSSRAIRHHLRSRGIVAVIPEPADQRGHRSRRGSHGGRPVSYDVIDYRHRNVVERGFSDTKQWRGLATRYDKLALTYRGGAVLRAITLWLKQLGDTPRPSHAESA; encoded by the exons ATGTCGCGCACTCGTCTTCTCTCTGATTCTTCTTGGTCTCGTTTGGAGCCGTTGATGCCGACGGCCTCGGCGAAGGGCGGTCGACCTTTTCAGGATCATCGGCGGGTGGTCGAGGCGATCATCTGGCGGTTCCGGACGGGCTCGCCGTGGCGTGACCTGCCGGCGGAGTTTGGTCCGTGGCAGACGGCGTGGAAGCGACACAGGCGCTATTCCGGCGACGGCACGTGGGACAAAATCCACGCCGAGCTGCTGAGCGAAGCGGACTCCGTGGGCAAGATCGACTGGTCGGTCAGTGTGGACTCGACGGTCAACCGGGCTCATCAGCACTCGACGAATCTCACCCGGGACACAGGGGGACCT TCGAATTACAGGAATCTGCGCAGGGAGCCTGCTGATCATGGAATTGGCCGGTCACGTGGAGGTTTGAGCAGCAAGCTCCACCAGTTGGTCGACGGCCACGGGCTGCCGCTTGTGGTGCTCGTCGGGCCTGGACAGGCCGGCGATGCGCCGATGTTCCCGGTCTTGATGGCGCATCTCCACGTCGCCCGTCGCGGTCCGGGTCGACCGCGGTCCCGCCCCGATCGAGTGCGCGCCGACAAGGCCTATTCCTCGCGGGCGATCCGGCACCACCTGCGCAGCCGGGGCATCGTCGCCGTCATCCCGGAGCCCGCCGACCAGCGCGGCCACCGCAGCCGACGCGGTTCGCACGGCGGCCGACCGGTGAGCTATGACGTCATCGACTACCGCCACCGCAACGTCGTCGAACGCGGATTCAGTGACACCAAGCAGTGGCGCGGACTCGCCACCCGCTACGACAAACTCGCCCTCACCTACCGCGGTGGAGCCGTCCTGCGTGCCATCACACTCTGGCTGAAGCAGTTAGGAGACACGCCCAGGCCCTCCCACGCAGAGTCAGCTTAA
- the istB gene encoding IS21-like element helper ATPase IstB has translation MATSKTSSESVKQITYLAAALKAPRIVEAATRLADQARDASWTHEDYLAAVLEREVSARNASGAELRIKAAALPTRKTLEDFDWDAQPATRQQIAALASGAFLTEARNVVLLGPPGTGKTHLATALGIVAARAGHRVLFATATDWVTRLTDAHRQGRLPQELARLRRYGLIIVDEVGYLPIEQDAANLFFQLVSSRYEHASLILTSNLPFSSWGNVFGDQAVAAAMIDRIVHHADVLTLKGASYRLRGRGIDSLPSSRTTTDNTAG, from the coding sequence ATGGCAACCTCGAAGACGTCCTCGGAGTCGGTGAAGCAGATCACCTATCTCGCCGCCGCGCTCAAAGCGCCCCGGATCGTGGAGGCCGCCACGCGCCTGGCTGACCAAGCCCGAGATGCCAGCTGGACGCACGAGGACTACCTCGCCGCCGTGCTGGAGCGCGAGGTGTCCGCTCGGAACGCCTCCGGAGCAGAGCTGAGGATCAAAGCCGCAGCCTTGCCGACCCGCAAGACGTTGGAAGACTTCGACTGGGACGCTCAACCGGCAACACGTCAGCAGATCGCAGCACTGGCCTCGGGGGCCTTCCTCACCGAGGCTCGCAACGTGGTGCTGTTGGGCCCGCCCGGCACCGGCAAAACGCACCTCGCGACAGCGCTCGGGATCGTCGCGGCCCGCGCCGGGCATCGCGTGCTCTTCGCGACAGCGACGGACTGGGTCACCCGCCTCACCGACGCCCACCGGCAAGGTCGCCTCCCGCAAGAGCTCGCGCGGTTGCGGCGTTACGGGCTGATCATCGTCGATGAGGTCGGCTACCTCCCCATCGAGCAAGACGCCGCGAACCTGTTCTTCCAACTCGTCTCTTCCCGCTACGAACACGCCTCGCTCATCTTGACCAGCAACCTGCCGTTCTCCAGCTGGGGCAACGTCTTCGGCGACCAAGCCGTCGCCGCGGCGATGATCGACCGCATCGTGCACCACGCCGACGTGCTCACCCTCAAGGGCGCCAGCTACCGACTGCGCGGCCGAGGCATCGACAGTCTCCCCAGCAGTCGCACCACGACCGACAACACCGCTGGCTAG
- a CDS encoding ribonucleotide-diphosphate reductase subunit beta, whose amino-acid sequence MGILGTGIQEGLLLKPVTYKWAMDLYDQAVANTWFPNEVQLGEDIADFKKMTDEERHAITFLMSYFNPNELLVNKALAFGVYPYVKAPEAHLYLAKQMWEEANHCMSFEYVLETFPIDRAAAYDSHIDVPSMARKEEFEVTFIRRMTEDTLDITTTEGKQDFIRNLVAYNVILEGIWFYSGFMVALSFRQRNLLRNFGSLVDWIVRDESLHLKFGINLILTVLEENPDLQTPEFAAEIRQMILDAVEMEEAYNHDLLPNGILGLNANYINQYVKYLADRRLEELGFEPEYNVSNPAKWMATANDTLQLVNFFESTNTSYEVNAKTSA is encoded by the coding sequence ATGGGAATCCTCGGAACCGGAATCCAGGAAGGCCTGCTGCTCAAGCCGGTCACCTACAAGTGGGCTATGGACCTCTACGACCAGGCGGTTGCGAACACCTGGTTCCCCAACGAGGTGCAGCTCGGCGAGGACATCGCCGACTTCAAGAAGATGACCGATGAGGAGCGCCACGCGATCACGTTCCTCATGTCGTACTTCAACCCGAACGAGCTGCTCGTCAACAAGGCGCTCGCGTTCGGCGTCTACCCCTACGTCAAGGCTCCCGAGGCGCACCTCTACCTCGCGAAGCAGATGTGGGAGGAGGCGAACCACTGCATGAGCTTCGAGTACGTGCTCGAGACCTTCCCGATCGACCGCGCCGCGGCCTACGACAGCCACATCGACGTGCCGTCGATGGCGCGCAAGGAGGAGTTCGAGGTCACGTTCATCCGCCGCATGACGGAGGACACGCTCGACATCACGACGACCGAGGGCAAGCAGGACTTCATCCGCAACCTCGTCGCCTACAACGTCATCCTCGAGGGCATCTGGTTCTACTCGGGCTTCATGGTCGCGCTGTCGTTCCGTCAGCGCAACCTGCTGCGCAACTTCGGTTCGCTCGTCGACTGGATCGTGCGCGACGAGAGCCTGCACCTCAAGTTCGGCATCAACCTCATCCTCACGGTGCTGGAGGAGAACCCCGACCTGCAGACGCCGGAGTTCGCCGCCGAGATCCGCCAGATGATCCTCGACGCCGTCGAGATGGAGGAGGCGTACAACCACGACCTCCTGCCCAACGGCATCTTGGGCCTCAACGCCAACTACATCAACCAGTACGTCAAGTACCTGGCCGACCGTCGCCTCGAAGAGCTCGGTTTCGAGCCCGAGTACAACGTGTCGAACCCGGCGAAGTGGATGGCGACGGCGAACGACACCCTGCAGCTCGTCAACTTCTTCGAGTCGACGAACACCTCGTACGAGGTCAACGCCAAGACCTCGGCCTAG
- a CDS encoding amidohydrolase produces MPHADLLFLGGVVYAGPGRGAVPSAVQVAVVDGRIAAVDADLSAWRGPATEVVDLAGGMLHAGFVDAHIHPIQGGLERLGCDLSEGSSAEDYARLIADFAQLNPPRGCDASRAWITGGGWAMSAFAGGTPSAAELDAIEPIRPVFLYNRDHHGAWANSAALALAGIAADTPDPADGRIERLPDGSPQGTLHEGAAGLVAAVAPAATPDDEYAALLEAQRYAHSFGITAWQDAIVGDYFGASDTALVYRRALAAGRLTVDVVGALWWDRARGVEQVPELVARREAHSAELGPASRFRLSAVKIMADGVVENGTAAMLEPYLGAAGESEHPTGIAFVGGQALVDAIMALDAAGFSAHVHVIGDRAVRDALDAFAAAASANDWATRAPTDARRHHLAHLQFVHPDDVARFAELGVTANMQALWACNEPQMRELTVPLVGAERAATQYPFASILRASAPSRLDQMTENLGVEVEFTARGRQDSVIRQDGRPVGVDARPRLCAGSDWPVSTPDPWQAIHVAVNRTLPADDPEHDPETLLAHEALTLAEALDAYTAGSAFINGRGPGDAEVTGIIEVGAVADLAATDRDPFAGTVASIHATRNVGTWVAGRRVFG; encoded by the coding sequence GTGCCTCACGCAGATCTGCTCTTCCTCGGAGGAGTCGTCTACGCGGGGCCGGGCCGCGGTGCTGTTCCGTCGGCCGTGCAGGTCGCGGTCGTCGACGGCCGCATCGCGGCGGTGGACGCCGACCTGAGCGCGTGGCGCGGCCCTGCCACCGAGGTGGTCGATCTGGCGGGCGGGATGCTGCACGCGGGTTTCGTCGACGCGCACATCCACCCCATCCAGGGCGGCCTCGAGCGGCTCGGCTGCGATCTCAGCGAGGGCTCGTCGGCCGAGGACTACGCGCGGCTCATCGCGGACTTTGCGCAGCTGAACCCGCCCCGAGGCTGCGACGCCTCGCGCGCCTGGATCACCGGCGGCGGCTGGGCGATGAGCGCCTTCGCCGGCGGCACGCCGAGTGCTGCCGAGCTCGACGCGATCGAGCCCATCCGACCGGTCTTCCTCTACAACCGCGACCACCACGGCGCCTGGGCCAACTCGGCCGCACTCGCGCTCGCGGGTATCGCCGCCGACACGCCGGACCCGGCCGACGGTCGCATCGAGCGGTTGCCCGACGGCAGCCCGCAGGGCACGCTGCACGAGGGCGCCGCCGGGCTCGTCGCCGCGGTCGCCCCGGCCGCGACGCCCGACGACGAGTACGCCGCCCTGCTCGAGGCGCAGCGCTACGCGCACTCGTTCGGCATCACGGCGTGGCAGGACGCGATCGTCGGCGACTACTTCGGTGCTTCGGACACCGCGTTGGTGTACCGCCGCGCCCTCGCCGCGGGGCGCTTGACGGTCGACGTCGTCGGCGCCCTGTGGTGGGATCGCGCTCGCGGAGTCGAGCAGGTGCCCGAGCTCGTCGCACGCCGCGAGGCGCACTCGGCCGAGCTGGGGCCCGCCTCCCGCTTCAGGCTCAGTGCCGTGAAGATCATGGCCGACGGGGTCGTCGAGAACGGCACGGCGGCGATGCTCGAGCCGTACCTCGGGGCGGCGGGCGAGAGCGAGCATCCGACCGGCATTGCGTTCGTCGGCGGGCAGGCGCTCGTCGACGCGATCATGGCGCTCGACGCCGCCGGCTTCAGCGCCCACGTGCACGTGATCGGCGACCGCGCGGTGCGCGACGCGCTCGACGCGTTCGCGGCGGCCGCGTCCGCGAACGACTGGGCGACTCGGGCGCCGACGGATGCCCGCCGCCACCACCTCGCCCACCTGCAGTTCGTGCACCCCGACGACGTGGCGCGCTTCGCCGAGCTCGGCGTCACCGCCAACATGCAGGCGCTCTGGGCCTGCAACGAGCCCCAGATGCGCGAGCTCACGGTGCCGCTCGTCGGCGCCGAGCGCGCGGCGACGCAGTACCCCTTCGCGAGCATCCTGCGGGCCTCGGCCCCTTCGCGTCTCGACCAAATGACGGAGAATCTCGGGGTCGAGGTCGAGTTCACGGCGCGAGGGAGGCAGGACTCCGTCATTCGGCAGGACGGTCGCCCGGTCGGGGTGGATGCTCGCCCGCGCCTGTGCGCCGGCAGCGACTGGCCCGTCTCGACTCCCGACCCCTGGCAGGCCATCCACGTCGCGGTGAACCGCACGCTGCCCGCCGACGACCCCGAGCACGACCCCGAGACCCTGCTCGCGCACGAGGCGCTGACTCTCGCCGAGGCCCTCGACGCCTACACCGCGGGCTCAGCGTTCATCAACGGGCGAGGGCCGGGCGACGCCGAGGTCACGGGCATCATCGAGGTTGGCGCGGTCGCCGACCTGGCCGCGACGGACCGCGACCCGTTCGCGGGGACCGTGGCGAGCATCCACGCGACGCGAAACGTCGGCACCTGGGTTGCCGGGCGTCGCGTGTTCGGCTGA
- a CDS encoding type II toxin-antitoxin system VapC family toxin — translation MLYLDTSAAVKLLIDEKESFALRAYLSDHDWASSALVRTELVRALLRVDPSVVPRALDLLAQGNLLVIDTPVLDTAARLSPPSLRSLDAIHLASALELRDELTAFVAYDDRLLAAASALGMPVASPVR, via the coding sequence GTGCTGTATCTCGATACGTCTGCCGCGGTGAAGCTTCTGATCGACGAGAAGGAGTCGTTCGCACTTCGGGCGTACCTGAGTGACCACGACTGGGCTTCCAGCGCACTGGTGCGGACCGAGCTGGTGCGGGCACTCCTTCGCGTCGACCCCTCCGTCGTGCCACGGGCGCTCGACCTGCTCGCGCAGGGCAACCTGCTGGTCATCGACACCCCGGTGCTCGACACGGCAGCGCGGCTCTCGCCGCCGTCACTGCGCAGTCTCGACGCCATTCACCTCGCCAGCGCACTGGAGCTGCGCGACGAGTTGACCGCGTTTGTTGCCTACGACGACCGCCTGCTGGCCGCGGCGTCGGCGCTCGGGATGCCGGTCGCATCTCCAGTCCGCTGA
- a CDS encoding type II toxin-antitoxin system Phd/YefM family antitoxin, which translates to MERIGVRELRQNASTYLDRVKQGESIEVTERGVPVAIIGPVPMVKKSRVQELIDERRMTPGRGGSAAWLAANPPTPINPEYGGPSIADLLDEQREERL; encoded by the coding sequence ATGGAGCGGATCGGGGTGCGCGAGCTGCGGCAGAACGCGAGCACGTACCTTGACCGCGTGAAGCAAGGCGAGTCGATCGAGGTGACTGAGCGCGGGGTGCCGGTGGCGATCATCGGGCCCGTGCCGATGGTGAAGAAGTCACGAGTGCAAGAACTGATTGACGAAAGGCGCATGACGCCGGGGCGCGGGGGCTCCGCCGCGTGGCTCGCCGCGAATCCTCCCACCCCGATCAACCCGGAGTACGGCGGGCCGTCGATCGCTGACCTTCTCGATGAACAACGCGAAGAGCGGCTCTAG